The following DNA comes from Candidatus Saccharibacteria bacterium.
CTTCTGGCTTTTCTGGAAGTTGATTAATTATCTCGAGACCAACTGTTCCCTGACCAGCAATCACCTCCAGGTCATCATATGGATGAATCAAAATATAGCCTTCTAGATCTACCAACCTATCTGCTTCTAATTTAGCCTGATCAAAAGTATCACCACTCAATACAACTTCTGCCCCAAGCTCTCTAACTGCATCAATCTTGATAGATGGCGTAGTCACAGGCATGACAATCACAGCCCTAGCTCCTAATTTGGCTGCTGATAAAGCTACGCCTTGTGCATGATTACCCGCACTAGCTGCAATCAGGCCTTTGTCCAACTGACTAGCGTCCAAAGAACTAATCTTATTAAAGGCACCCCTAATCTTAAAGCTAAAGATATCTTGCAAATCCTCACGCTTCAGATAGACTGGATGATGGTATAGTTTACTTACAGATTTAGCAAAAGTTAAAGGTGTCTTTTTGGCTATATTATATACCGAGCTGGTCTGAATCTTATGATTTAAATCACTATTCATACTGCAACAAATCTACTGATGGTTGGTGGGCTACAGCCTCTATTTCGACCGTCAGCTTATTGGTTGTTAGTCTCGGTAGACCACTTACTTCTACGGTTGATCTAGCTGGTCGACTATAGGGATCATCAAACATCTGACAATAAACATCATTTATCTTTGAAAAGTTCTCAATATCAGTCAGATAAATTGTAGTCTTAACGATATCATATCTACTCAAACCTTGATCATTCAATACTGCTTCAAGATTGACAAGTGCTTGATGAGCTTGCTGCCTGACGTCATCACTCGCCTTGCCCGTTTTTGGATCTATGCCTACCTGACCACTGACAAAATAGAATTCACCCGCCCTAACCACTGGACGATATGGACCATATTGTTTACTACTCATTGGATTATTTTACCTTAATAGTCAAAAAATATAAATTTTGGCGGAGAGGGTGGGATTCGAACCCACGGTCCGAATAAACTTCGGACAGCGCATTTCGAGTGCGCCGCACTAGACCAACTATGCGACCTCTCCATCCTTATATTATACCCCAATTGTGGTGGCACCTCCTTAATCTGAAAGAAAATCTATTCTGCGAGAATCTTTAAATAGTATATAAACTAATTAAAAGGAGAATGGGTTCTTGGCACCAGTCATTGTGGGGGGTTTCGGTGGAGGATTACCCTTCAAACGCTTAAAGATTTCTGGCTCAATATCTTCTCGCCTCTTGGCATAGTGTTGCCTAGCATAATTGATTACAGCTTCTCTGATCTGAGGGTTATCTTGACCGATTGGCGGAAGCATTTCCATCGTGAAAGGCTTGGTCGGGATATTGTTGGCAATCAGCTTAGTCGCTGCATAAAAGTTTGGCAAATTAACCAAATCCCTGACCTCAAACTCAGGACCCAAAGGCTTGACCAAGTATTCTGCATCATCCGTACCAGTACGATATGAAATAATAGATCCAACATTACCAAATACTGCGTCACGAATCTCCTCGGTCAATTGTCCAATAAACTGATTTGCAACTATTAGACTCAAATGATATTTTCTGGCCTCGGAAAGAATT
Coding sequences within:
- a CDS encoding Rid family detoxifying hydrolase translates to MSSKQYGPYRPVVRAGEFYFVSGQVGIDPKTGKASDDVRQQAHQALVNLEAVLNDQGLSRYDIVKTTIYLTDIENFSKINDVYCQMFDDPYSRPARSTVEVSGLPRLTTNKLTVEIEAVAHQPSVDLLQYE